A stretch of the Verrucomicrobiia bacterium genome encodes the following:
- the dnaE gene encoding DNA polymerase III subunit alpha encodes MSAAEFVHLHLHTEYSLLDAACRLDRLMARAAALKFPAIAQTDHGNMFGAIEFYQAARKHGIKPILGCEVYVAPGSRLDRKPGSGMRDVYHHLVLLAKDLEGYHNLVRLVTAANLEGYYYKPRIDRELLARHSKGLIALSGCLASEVPEAILKGDEARARDTMDWFRQTLGRDNYYLELQNHGIPEQARVNRALIGWADEFGLKCVASNDVHYVEEGHWKAHDCLICIGTQSLLSDAKRMRYQEAQFYLRTPGEMAARFAEVPEAVRNTLEVAEKCNVEIRFGKGAEHYPVFEPPETWTREGYLRLLLCEGLKKRYGITARVEGRQIIVESVADPRQLDRIAPAGDPEAGAPEAHPAVRLILARLDLELSVIESTGYVSYFLIVGDFVRYGRSRGIACVARGSAAGSLVTYLLEIANVDPLRYGLLFERFLNPERVSPPDIDIDFADDRRAEVIEYVRNRYGRDAVAQIITFGTMGAKSVLRDVARVMGLSFSESDRLAKMVTDGKWSLKDALEKNPEFRKAYESEPVTAELVGHAMILEDQARSAGVHAAGVVIGAQPLVNLLPLKQDDEGGIVTQYAMGPVGDLGLLKMDFLGLKTLTVLRNTVELIQRTAGSAPDLDHLPLDDAPTYALLNNAQTLGVFQLESGGMRDLCRKFQIESVEHITALISLYRPGPMDLIPDFIRRRQGEQPVEYPHPLLEPIARETYGILIYQEQVMQAAQILAGYTLGGADLLRRAMGKKKLEEMVQQREAFVAGCAAVNGIPAAKANEIFDLLEKFAGYGFNKSHAAAYAIVAYQTAYLKANHPVEFLSAMMTNDQADLAKLAQYITEAKEFGIEVLGPDVNESDVSFAPAPAAAGTPGSRRIRFGLAAIKGVGEVAVQSILEARAGGGRFTTLEELCGRVDMRAANKKVLECLIKAGACDSLGSNRATMMALLDGAVSRASSLASDRARGQVSLFDALDTAPPASGSTGGPLLEEWPVADRLAAEKELLGIYISGHPLQPFETLLSRYALHAIAELRTLENRSMARIGGLVSAVQEGLSRKSGRKYAMVTVEDLTGSVQLLLMNENYDRYRALVPVNAPVLVTAEVNTGEDRPKLFPQEVLPLADAPKRLTRQVHLRLRATGLDRARLESVRALVEAHRGSVPLFLSIRMDHGPVAFLESHERFSVAPTLEFEAAVNAALGPATFFAKPDVSLPERTPRRWERG; translated from the coding sequence ATGTCTGCGGCCGAGTTCGTTCACCTGCACCTGCACACGGAGTATTCGCTCCTCGACGCCGCCTGCCGCCTGGACCGCCTGATGGCCCGCGCCGCGGCGTTGAAGTTCCCGGCAATCGCCCAGACCGACCATGGCAACATGTTCGGCGCCATCGAGTTCTATCAGGCGGCCCGCAAGCACGGCATCAAGCCAATCCTCGGTTGCGAGGTGTATGTGGCCCCGGGGAGCCGGCTGGATCGCAAGCCGGGTTCGGGGATGCGCGACGTCTATCACCACCTCGTCCTGCTGGCCAAGGATCTCGAGGGCTACCACAACCTGGTGCGTTTGGTCACCGCCGCAAACCTGGAGGGCTATTACTACAAGCCCCGCATTGACCGTGAACTGCTCGCCCGCCATTCGAAGGGCCTCATCGCCCTGTCCGGCTGCCTCGCCAGCGAGGTGCCCGAGGCCATCCTCAAAGGCGATGAGGCAAGGGCCCGCGATACCATGGACTGGTTTCGCCAGACCCTGGGACGCGATAATTACTACCTCGAGCTCCAGAACCATGGCATCCCGGAGCAGGCCCGCGTCAACCGCGCCCTGATCGGGTGGGCGGATGAGTTCGGACTCAAATGCGTGGCGTCCAACGACGTTCACTACGTCGAAGAAGGGCATTGGAAGGCCCATGACTGCCTGATCTGCATCGGCACCCAGTCGCTGCTCAGCGATGCCAAACGGATGCGGTATCAGGAGGCGCAGTTTTATCTGCGGACCCCCGGGGAGATGGCGGCGCGGTTTGCCGAGGTGCCTGAAGCGGTTCGCAACACCCTCGAGGTGGCCGAGAAATGCAACGTCGAGATCCGGTTCGGAAAGGGGGCGGAGCACTACCCGGTCTTTGAACCCCCCGAAACCTGGACCCGCGAGGGCTATCTGCGCCTGTTGTTGTGCGAGGGTCTGAAGAAGCGCTACGGCATTACCGCCCGGGTCGAGGGACGGCAGATCATCGTGGAATCCGTGGCGGATCCGCGGCAACTCGACCGGATCGCGCCTGCCGGAGATCCGGAGGCTGGCGCCCCGGAAGCCCATCCCGCAGTGCGCCTGATTCTGGCCCGCCTCGACCTGGAGCTCTCGGTCATCGAGTCCACGGGGTACGTCTCGTACTTCCTCATCGTCGGCGATTTCGTCCGGTACGGACGCAGCCGCGGCATCGCCTGCGTGGCGCGCGGATCCGCGGCCGGCTCCCTGGTGACCTACCTGCTGGAGATCGCCAACGTGGACCCGCTCCGGTACGGCCTCCTGTTCGAACGGTTCCTCAATCCGGAGCGGGTGAGCCCGCCGGACATTGACATTGATTTTGCCGACGATCGCCGGGCGGAGGTGATCGAGTATGTGCGCAACCGCTACGGACGCGATGCCGTCGCGCAGATCATCACCTTCGGCACGATGGGTGCGAAATCGGTGCTGCGCGATGTTGCCCGGGTGATGGGGTTGAGCTTCAGCGAGTCCGACCGCCTCGCCAAGATGGTGACCGACGGCAAATGGAGCCTGAAGGACGCCCTCGAGAAGAATCCCGAGTTTCGAAAGGCCTATGAGTCCGAACCGGTCACCGCGGAGCTGGTCGGCCACGCCATGATCCTGGAAGACCAGGCCCGCAGTGCCGGAGTTCATGCCGCGGGCGTGGTCATCGGCGCGCAGCCGCTGGTCAATCTCCTGCCGCTCAAGCAGGACGATGAGGGCGGGATCGTGACGCAGTATGCCATGGGTCCCGTCGGGGACCTCGGCCTGCTCAAGATGGATTTCCTCGGGCTCAAGACCCTCACCGTCCTCCGCAACACGGTGGAACTGATCCAGCGCACCGCGGGTTCGGCGCCCGACCTCGACCATCTGCCGCTGGATGATGCCCCGACCTACGCCCTGCTGAACAACGCGCAGACGCTGGGGGTGTTCCAGCTGGAGTCCGGCGGCATGCGGGATCTGTGCCGCAAGTTCCAGATCGAGAGCGTCGAGCACATTACCGCGCTGATTTCGCTGTATCGCCCGGGCCCGATGGACCTCATCCCGGATTTCATCCGTCGCCGCCAGGGCGAGCAACCGGTGGAGTATCCGCATCCGCTCCTGGAGCCCATCGCCAGGGAGACTTACGGAATCCTGATCTACCAGGAGCAGGTGATGCAGGCCGCGCAGATTCTTGCGGGCTACACGCTGGGCGGCGCCGATCTGCTCCGGCGCGCGATGGGCAAGAAGAAGCTCGAGGAGATGGTCCAGCAGCGCGAGGCCTTCGTCGCCGGCTGCGCCGCGGTCAACGGCATTCCGGCGGCCAAGGCCAACGAGATCTTTGACCTGCTCGAAAAATTTGCCGGTTACGGCTTCAACAAATCCCACGCCGCCGCCTACGCGATCGTCGCGTACCAGACGGCCTACCTGAAGGCGAACCACCCGGTGGAGTTTCTCAGCGCCATGATGACCAACGACCAGGCCGACCTGGCGAAGCTGGCGCAGTACATCACCGAGGCGAAGGAGTTTGGCATCGAGGTGCTCGGGCCCGACGTCAACGAGAGCGACGTCAGCTTTGCCCCGGCGCCCGCGGCGGCCGGAACCCCCGGCTCGCGGCGGATCCGCTTCGGCCTGGCGGCGATCAAGGGCGTGGGGGAGGTCGCGGTGCAGTCCATCCTGGAGGCCCGCGCCGGGGGCGGACGCTTCACCACGCTGGAGGAGTTGTGCGGGCGCGTGGACATGCGGGCGGCGAACAAAAAGGTGCTGGAATGCCTGATCAAGGCGGGCGCCTGCGATTCCCTTGGATCGAACCGCGCGACGATGATGGCGCTGCTGGATGGCGCCGTGAGCCGGGCGAGTTCGCTGGCGTCCGATCGCGCCCGTGGCCAGGTGTCGCTCTTCGACGCCCTCGACACCGCACCGCCGGCCTCGGGGTCCACGGGCGGACCGCTGCTGGAGGAGTGGCCGGTGGCCGACCGCCTGGCGGCGGAAAAGGAGCTGCTCGGGATCTACATCAGCGGGCATCCCCTGCAGCCGTTCGAGACCCTGCTCTCCCGGTATGCGCTGCACGCCATCGCCGAATTGCGAACGCTCGAAAACCGATCCATGGCGCGCATCGGAGGGCTGGTGTCGGCCGTTCAGGAGGGCCTCAGCCGCAAGTCCGGACGCAAATATGCCATGGTCACCGTCGAGGACCTCACGGGCAGTGTGCAACTGCTGCTCATGAACGAGAACTATGACCGGTATCGGGCGCTGGTCCCGGTGAATGCGCCGGTCCTCGTCACGGCGGAGGTCAACACGGGCGAGGATCGTCCGAAGCTGTTTCCGCAGGAGGTGCTGCCGCTGGCGGACGCCCCGAAACGGCTCACGCGCCAGGTTCACCTGAGGCTGCGCGCCACCGGCCTCGACCGGGCCCGCCTGGAGTCGGTGCGCGCGCTCGTGGAGGCGCATCGCGGCAGCGTGCCCTTGTTCCTCAGCATCCGCATGGACCATGGCCCCGTGGCATTTCTCGAAAGTCACGAGCGCTTCTCGGTCGCGCCGACGCTTGAGTTCGAGGCGGCGGTCAACGCGGCGCTCGGGCCGGCCACCTTTTTTGCGAAACCCGATGTCTCCCTCCCGGAGCGCACGCCGCGCCGCTGGGAACGCGGCTGA
- a CDS encoding c-type cytochrome → MKSVGCFIVALSLAAGGAAQTPEWIWFQKTDEAETRYFRKTFAVESTVPKAILVATADDALEVFLNGERVLSADQWQHGHVVTLTNRVTAGTNVLAVRAINGDGSPAGVVLKLTLDSGSDPRVLVSDGSWKASDRERRGWRRTDFDDTTWEAAASLGRLGKEPWGAVFATTLPGAARPLGSGGGGAVRVAPPADQLAALPGFRVELVTGGGPEEGSWVNLCRDPGGRLIVSPQYPRANPDAGLLRLTLGPDGSVAKREFIARPLYDAQGMCFAHGALWVVVNRYSTGFESGLYRITDDGSDTWQQITLVKALPGGGEHGPHAVALGPDGQLWVLAGNHTQPPEGLAAQSPHRHYAEDLLLPRRPDGNGHATGIMAPGGYILRVSPEATTFELFCGGFRNAYDFAFNVDGELFAWDADMEYDWGVPWYRPTRVNHAVSGAEFGWRYGTGKWPAYHADSLGAVVDVGLGSPTGMTSGTGAKFPAKYQRALYVLDWTYGRLMAVHLEPDGASYTATWENFVAPAGLVTPDAPKPPLNLTDAIIGSDGAMYFTVGGRNTASGLYRVTYHGTEPVTPSVEANTVGADARATRRRLEAFHGRVDPGAVEALWPSLNSPDRVLRHAARIALESQPVDVWKDRALAETSADAGLTASLALARVGGAALQEANLRGLGRWPLATLSERQQLDKLRIIQVSLARNGLPSAGLVAMASERLGRSYPSASALVNRELAQVLIALGAPDVVEKTLTVMARAATQEELMHYLFHLRTARNWTLDQRREYLGYWIQVRDDQPHEPELLLWFEQAGRPYSNGASFNNFLKNFLADATAGLDGDEAAALEPLMASIASGATGGSRVREFPAARERPLIKAWTLEELEEDLEAVGRGRDFENGRQAFVDAQCLACHRFGREGGGAGPDLTAVAARFSRRDVLESILDPSRVLSEQYQNTAVTLKDGEEHVGRLLQETTESLVLMTDPLEPGSTVTLRKADIVSRAASKVSPMPEGLVNGLGREDLLDLLAFIESSGRRHHPAFTK, encoded by the coding sequence ATGAAATCCGTTGGTTGTTTCATTGTCGCCCTGAGCCTCGCCGCCGGAGGTGCCGCCCAGACCCCCGAGTGGATCTGGTTTCAGAAAACCGATGAGGCCGAGACCCGGTATTTCCGGAAGACCTTCGCCGTGGAATCCACGGTTCCAAAGGCGATCCTCGTGGCCACGGCGGATGACGCCCTGGAGGTGTTCCTCAACGGGGAGCGGGTCCTCTCGGCGGATCAATGGCAGCACGGACACGTCGTGACGTTGACCAACCGGGTGACCGCCGGGACCAATGTCCTTGCGGTCCGTGCCATCAATGGCGATGGCTCGCCGGCGGGCGTCGTCCTGAAGCTCACCCTTGATTCCGGCAGTGATCCGCGGGTCCTCGTCTCCGATGGTTCATGGAAGGCGTCTGATCGGGAGCGTCGTGGATGGCGGCGGACCGATTTCGACGACACCACCTGGGAGGCGGCCGCGTCGCTGGGGCGGCTGGGCAAGGAACCCTGGGGAGCGGTGTTTGCCACCACCCTCCCTGGCGCGGCGCGTCCGCTGGGCAGTGGTGGCGGCGGTGCGGTTCGTGTGGCCCCCCCGGCCGATCAGCTTGCGGCGTTGCCGGGGTTCCGGGTGGAACTGGTGACCGGAGGCGGACCTGAGGAGGGTTCGTGGGTCAACCTGTGCCGTGATCCCGGGGGCCGCTTGATCGTCAGCCCGCAGTATCCCCGGGCCAATCCGGATGCCGGATTGTTGCGGTTGACCCTCGGGCCCGACGGCAGCGTTGCCAAGCGTGAGTTCATCGCCCGGCCGCTCTACGACGCGCAGGGAATGTGTTTTGCCCATGGGGCGCTCTGGGTGGTGGTGAACAGGTACTCGACCGGGTTTGAGTCCGGCCTCTACCGGATCACCGACGACGGCAGCGACACCTGGCAGCAGATCACCCTGGTGAAGGCGCTCCCCGGTGGTGGAGAACACGGGCCCCATGCGGTGGCGCTGGGACCCGACGGCCAGCTCTGGGTCCTCGCCGGCAACCACACGCAGCCGCCGGAGGGGCTCGCGGCCCAATCGCCGCACCGGCATTACGCCGAGGATCTCCTGCTGCCCCGTCGACCCGACGGCAACGGCCACGCCACCGGCATCATGGCGCCCGGTGGCTACATCCTGCGCGTGAGCCCCGAGGCCACCACCTTCGAGCTTTTCTGCGGCGGGTTCCGCAATGCCTATGACTTTGCGTTCAACGTGGATGGAGAATTGTTCGCCTGGGATGCCGACATGGAATATGACTGGGGCGTTCCCTGGTATCGCCCGACGCGGGTCAACCACGCGGTGTCTGGTGCCGAGTTCGGATGGCGCTATGGCACGGGCAAGTGGCCGGCGTACCATGCCGATTCGCTTGGGGCGGTGGTGGACGTCGGCCTCGGCAGTCCCACCGGCATGACCAGCGGAACCGGGGCGAAATTCCCGGCGAAATATCAGCGGGCCCTCTACGTCCTCGACTGGACCTATGGCCGGTTGATGGCAGTGCACCTGGAACCGGACGGCGCAAGCTACACCGCCACCTGGGAGAACTTTGTTGCCCCGGCAGGCCTGGTGACCCCGGATGCCCCCAAACCACCGCTGAACCTCACCGACGCCATCATCGGGTCCGATGGCGCGATGTATTTCACCGTCGGCGGCCGCAATACGGCGTCCGGACTGTACCGCGTGACCTATCACGGCACGGAGCCCGTGACGCCGTCGGTCGAGGCGAACACCGTGGGGGCTGACGCGCGGGCGACCCGCCGTCGTCTGGAGGCGTTTCATGGCCGTGTGGATCCCGGGGCGGTCGAGGCGCTCTGGCCGTCGCTGAACAGTCCGGACCGGGTCCTGCGTCATGCGGCCCGGATCGCCCTTGAATCCCAGCCGGTGGACGTCTGGAAGGATCGCGCGCTTGCCGAGACGTCGGCCGATGCCGGCCTGACGGCCTCGCTGGCCTTGGCGCGGGTCGGCGGTGCGGCCCTTCAGGAAGCCAATCTGCGCGGCCTGGGCCGATGGCCGCTGGCCACGCTCAGCGAGCGCCAGCAACTCGACAAGCTGCGGATCATCCAGGTGAGCCTGGCCCGAAATGGACTGCCTTCCGCCGGGCTTGTGGCGATGGCCAGCGAGCGGCTCGGACGCAGCTACCCCAGTGCCAGTGCGCTGGTGAACCGCGAGCTGGCGCAGGTATTGATCGCCCTCGGGGCGCCGGATGTCGTCGAGAAGACGCTCACCGTGATGGCCCGGGCCGCAACGCAGGAGGAGCTCATGCATTATCTCTTCCACCTCCGGACGGCCCGGAACTGGACCCTCGACCAGCGACGTGAATACCTCGGGTACTGGATCCAGGTCCGCGACGACCAACCTCACGAGCCTGAATTGCTCCTGTGGTTTGAGCAGGCCGGGCGGCCGTACAGCAACGGCGCCAGCTTCAATAATTTTCTCAAGAACTTCCTCGCGGATGCCACGGCCGGATTGGACGGGGACGAGGCCGCGGCCCTGGAGCCGCTGATGGCCTCCATTGCCAGCGGTGCCACCGGGGGCAGCCGCGTCCGCGAATTTCCGGCAGCAAGGGAGCGACCCTTGATCAAGGCCTGGACGCTCGAGGAGCTTGAGGAGGATCTGGAGGCTGTAGGACGAGGTCGCGACTTTGAAAATGGGCGTCAGGCGTTTGTTGACGCCCAATGCCTCGCGTGTCACCGGTTCGGACGCGAGGGCGGCGGTGCAGGGCCTGATCTGACGGCCGTGGCCGCTCGTTTCAGTCGGCGCGACGTGCTGGAAAGCATCCTCGATCCCAGCCGGGTGCTGTCCGAGCAATATCAGAACACCGCAGTGACCCTGAAGGATGGGGAGGAACACGTCGGCCGGCTGCTGCAGGAGACGACGGAATCCCTGGTGTTGATGACCGATCCGCTCGAACCCGGCTCGACCGTGACGCTTCGCAAGGCTGACATCGTCTCTCGCGCCGCCTCGAAGGTTTCGCCCATGCCGGAGGGCCTGGTGAACGGCCTCGGCCGCGAGGACCTCCTGGATTTACTGGCCTTCATTGAATCCTCCGGCCGCCGGCACCATCCAGCCTTCACGAAGTAG